Part of the Crossiella cryophila genome, GTGGAACGACGTCTTCACCTACGCCCAGCGGGAACTCGGCATCCCGCAGGGCACCATCCGGGCCACCGTGCTGATCGAGACCAGCACCGCGGCCTTCGAGATGGAGGAGATCCTCTACGAGCTGCGCGAGCACAGCGCCGGGCTCAACGCGGGCCGCTGGGACTACATCTTCAGTGTCATCAAGAACTTCGGCCACCGCCCGGAGTTCGTGCTGCCCGACCGCGGCCAGGTGACCATGACGGTGCCGTTCATGCGCGCCTACACCGAACTGCTGGTGCGCACCTGCCACCAGCGCGGCGCGCACGCCATCGGCGGCATGGCCGCCTTCATCCCCAGCCGGGACGCCGAATCCAACACCGTGGTGCTGGAGAAGGTGCGCGAGGACAAGGAACGCGAGGCCGGGGACGGCTTCGACGGCTCCTGGGTGGCCCACCCCGGCCTGGTCCCGGTGTGCGCGAAGGCGTTCGGCCAGCCCGACCAGCTCGACCGGCAGCGCCCGGACGTCACGGTCACCGCGACCGAGTTGCTGGCCGTGGACCGCACCCCCGGCCGGGTCACCGAGGCGGGGCTGCGCGGCAACATCTCCGTTGCGGCGCAGTACTTCCAGGCCTGGCTGGACGGGACAGGGGCGGCCTCCATCGGGGGCCTGATGGAGGACGCGGCCACCGCCGAGATCGCGCGTTGCCAGGTGTGGCAGTGGCTCTACCACATCACCCCGCTGGCCGAGGGCGGCATGGTCAGCGAGGAACTGGTGCAGGCCATGCTGGACAAGGAGTTGCTGGAGATCCGGCCGGAACGCCGGGACGCGGTGCGCGCCTTGTTCACCGCGAACGCGCTGGCGGAGCGGCCGCCGTCGTTCTTCACCACCACGGCCTACGCCGGTCACCTGGCGGTGCGCGCGTCATGAGCACCGCCACGACGAAGACCTTCGCCACCGCCGATCTGGCCGACCGGGAGGGCGACGCGGTGCGCAGCTGCGACACCCAGTTCCGCCAGTTCGGCGGCAGGCTGGTCTTCGCCGGGCCGGTCCGCACGGTCTCCTGCTTACAGGACAACGCATTGCTGAAAGCGGTGCTGTCCGAGCCGGGGGATGGCCGGGTGCTGGTGGTCGACGGCGGCGGGTCCACGCACACCGCGCTGGTCGGCGATCTTATCGCGGAACTGGCCCGGCGCAACGGCTGGCGCGGCCTGCTCGTGCACGGGGCGGTCCGGGATGCCGCGGTGCTGCGCACCCTGGACATCGGGATCAAGGCACTGGGCACGAATCCACGGCGCAGCGCCAAAACCGGGGCCGGGCAGGTGGACGTGCCGGTGGAGTTCGGCGGGATCACCTTCTGCCCCGGCGATTTCCTGGTCAGCGACCACGACGGCGTGGTCGTGCTGGACCACCCGCCCGTCTAGGGATCGGGCGGGTCGGCGCGTGGTGCGCGGGATGTCTCCCCCGCGCACCACGCGCTTTTTCGTTGTCAGACCAGGGTTTCGCGGACCTTGCGGGCCGCGGTGACCAGGTGCCGCAGGGCGGGCTCGACCTCGGCGTAACCGCGGGTCTTCAGCCCGCAGTCCGGGTTGATCCACAGCCGCTTGGGCGGCACCGCGGCGGCCGCGGCCGCGACCAGGTCGGTGACCTCGTCCTGTCCGGGCACCCGCGGGGAGTGGATGTCGTAGACACCCGGACCAACGCCGCGGCTGAAGCCGGTGGCGCGCAGGTCTTCCAGGACCTCCATCTTGGACCGGGCGGCCTCGATGGTGGTCACGTCCGCGCCGAGGCCGTCGATGGCGTCGATGACCTCGCTGAACTCCGAGTAGCACAGGTGCGTGTGGATCTGGGTGGCCGGCGCGGCCCCGGCGACGGCGAGCTGGAAGGAGCCCACCGACCACTCGAGGTACTCCGGCTGGTCGGCCGCGTGCAGCGGCAGCAGCTCGCGCAGCGCGGGCTCGTCGACCTGGATGATCTGGATGCCCGCGGCCTCCAGGTCGGCGATCTCATCGCGCAGCGCCAGTGCCACCTGGTCGGCGGTCTGGCCAAGCGGCTGGTCATCGCGGACGAAGGACCAGGCCAGGATGGTCACCGGGCCGGTCAGCATGCCCTTGACCGGCTTGCTGGTCAGCGACTGGGCGTAGGTGGCCCAGTCCACGGTGATCGGCTTGGGCCGGGTGACGTCGCCGTGGATGATCGGCGGCCGCACGCAGCGCGAGCCGTAGGACTGCACCCAGCCGAGTTCGGTGGAGGCGAAGCCGTCCAGGTGCTCGGCGAAGTACTGCACCATGTCGTTGCGCTCGGGCTCACCGTGCACCAGCACGTCCAGGCCGATGTCCTCCTGGAGCTTGATCACCCGGGCGATCTCGGCGCGCATCCGCTCGTCGTACTGCGCCTGGGTGAGGTCCCCGGTGCGCAGCCCGGCCCGCGCGGTGCGGATCTCGCCGGTCTGCGGGAAGGAACCGATGGTGGTGGTGGCCAGCGGCGGCAGACCAAGGCTGGCGTCCTGGGCGGCGGCCCGCTCGGCGTAGGGCGCGCGCAGGCGATCCGCGGGCTGCAACGCGGCGACCTTGGCGCGCACCGCGTCGTCCCGGCGCGGCTCGGCGGTGGGCTGGACGGCCTCGTCGGCCCACTCACCGGTGGCGCCCTCACGGAGCGCGCGGCCCAGCAGCACGACCTCGCGCACCTTCTGCCTGGCGAAGGCCAGCCGGGAGCGGACCTCCGGCTCCAGACCGGTCTCGGCGTCCAGGTCATAGGGCACGTGCAGCAGCGTGGAGGAGGTGCCGACCACGACCTCGTCGGCCGCGCCCAGCAGCGAGACCGCCTTGGCCAGCGCCGCGCGCAGGTCCGCGCGCCACACGTTGCGGCCGTCGATCACACCGGCGACCAGGGTCTTGCCGCGCAGCGCCGGAACGCTGGCGATGCCCTCGGTGGTACCGGCCACCAGGTCGACCGCGATGGCCTCGATGTCGGTGCCCGCCAGCACCGGCAGTGCCGGGCCGAGCGGGCCGTAGAAGCCGGTGACCAGCAGCTTCGGCCGGTTCGGCACCGCGGCCAGGCGCTCGTAGGCGCGGCCCAGCGCGGCCAGCTCCTCCTCGGTGCGGTCCGCGGCGAAACCGGGCTCGTCGAACTGCACCCAGGACACGCCCTCGGCGGCCAGCGCGCCGAGCAGCTCCACGTAGACCGCGAGCAGGTCGTCCAGCCGGGCCAGCGGGTCAGCGCCCTTGGCCAGCAGCAGGAAGGTGACCGGGCCGAGCAGCACCGGGCGGGTGTCCACACCCAGCGCCTTGGCCTCCCGGTACTCCTCGATCGGCTTGCCACCGGCCAGGAAGAACACGGTGTCCTGGTCGATCTCGGGCACCAGGTAGTGGTAGTTGGTGTCGAACCACTTCGTCATCTCCAGCGGCGGCACCTCATCGGTGCCCCGCGCGGCGGCGAAGTAGGTGTCCAGGTCGTTGTCCTGGCGGTAGCGCGCAGGGACCGCGCCGACCAGGGCCGCGGTGTCCAGCACCTGGTCGTAGAAGGAGAACGTGTTGGAGGGGACCGAATCCAGCCCCGCGTCGTGCAGTTCCAGCCAGGTGGAAGTGCGCAACTCCTTGGCGGTGGCGAGCAGGGCGTCGCGGCCGATGCGGCCCGCCCAGTACTGCTCCACCGCGCGCTTGAGTTCCCGGCGCGGACCGATCCGCGGATAGCCCAGGACGGTGGCGCCGATACCGCTGGTCACAAGCTCTCTCCTCGCGAGCGTGCAGGAGTCCGGATTGATCCCAGGGCACGCCGGCGGGCGGCACGAGGCCGCGTCCGCACAAGCCCACCCGAGAGGCTTCCGGACCACCGTGAACCCGGCGGGCTCACGGACCAGTGGCAGGTCTTCGGACTCACGGGCGCCGTGCTCGCTCCTACCGGCCGTCGCTTCCCACGCTCGCGCGCAGTGCTTGATGACGGCTTTCGTTCCCGTTCACCGCTGCGGGGCAGTCCCGGATTCGCACCGGGTTCCCTCTTGCCTCGCCAAGCCGTTCAACGGCCGGGCGAACCACCAGCCTCGCGAGCGTAGCGCACCGTGGGAGCAACGCTCAGGATCTGGGATTTTCCTTAGACTCCACCGGCAGAACGGCGCAGCAGGTAGGAGTCCATGATCCACCCCTTGGCGTCCCTGGCACGTTGCCTGCTCGCCACGATCTGTTCGGCCACCGCCACCAGCGGTCCGGCGATCAGGATCTCGTCCGCGGTGCCCACGTAGGCGCCCCAATGGATGGTCGCGCCCGGTTCGTCAAGGTGTTCGAGGAAGGTGTTGTGTGCGTCGAGCATCACCAGCACATCGTCCACGCCCTCGGGCCAGCCGTCGGCGAGCCGGCGTCCGGTGGTGATCTGCACCGCACCGGCGATCTGGTTGAAGGTGATCCGGTGCCGGGCGGCCAGCGCGGACAGGCTGCTGATCCCCGGCCGCACCCGCACCTCGAAGTCCGCGCCCCCGGCCAGCACCCCCTCGACCACCGCGATGATGCTGTCGTAGAGCGCCGGATCGCCCCACACCAGGAACGCCCCGGTCTCGGTCGGCCCCAGGTGCTCGGCGATCAACTCGGCACACAGCTCGACCCGCCGCGCCCGCCAGTCCGCCACCGCCTCGACATACCCGTCGCCGTCCCGCCGCCGGGGCGGGTCCTCGACCCGAGCCACCCGGTAGCCGCCGCCGGGCACGTGGGTGTCCAGGATGACCTGGCGCAGGTCCGAGAGTTCGCGCGCCTGCCCGGCCTTGTCCAGGAAGAACACCACATCGGCGCGCCGCAGCGCGTCCACCGCCTCCACCGTGATCTGCCCCGGATCGCCCGCCCCGATCCCGACCACCTCGACCACCCGCCGCACCCGCACCCCGTTCCTCGCCGTTCCCAGTGCATCGATTGTCCGCCACGGCCGATCTCCCGCTTCTCCCCGGAGTCGGCTCGATGGGGTGGCCCTCCGGGCAACTGGTCTTTTCACGCCCCGGACCAGCCAATACTGACCCAATGTCCCATCGCGACCTGACGGACGAGGCGGCCTACGACCGGCAACGCCTGGCCGGCCTGTCCCGCCGCGCCCTACTCCGCCTGACCGCCGGCCTGGGCGCGGCCGCCGCGCTGTCCGCGACCGCGGGCGGATTGGCCGTCGCGGGCGAGCGCCAGGCCACCATCGTCAAACCGTTGCCGCCCGAGCTGTTCATCCCGCACGGCACCAACGCGGAGATGCGCTGGGAGGCCATGAGGGGCCAGGGCCACCTGGTGCCCAACGACCGCTTCTTCGTCCGCAACCACACCGGCACCCCCCGGATCGACGCACACACCTGGCGGCTGCGCCTGTTCGGCACCGGCCTGCACGGCACACCGACCAGGGACCGGCCAGTCGAGTTCAGCTACGAGGACCTGCTCGGCATGCCCGCCGAGACGACCACCGCTTTCGTCGAGTGCGCCGGCAACGGCCGCAGCTTCTACGGCTCCCAACAGGGCACCCCCGCCCCCGGTACGCCGTGGACGCTGGGCGGGGTCGGCGTGGCCCGCTGGCGCGGGGTCCGGCTGGCCACGGTGCTGGAACGGGCCGGCCTGACCGAGGCCGCGGTGGACGTACTGCCCAGCGGCCTGGACCCGGAGTTCGTGGAGGGCGGGGCCAACCTGGGCCGGGTGCGCAGACCGCTGCCGGTGGCCAAGGCGTTGCGGGACACGCTGCTGGCGTACGAGATGAACGGCGAACCGCTGCCGCCGGATCACGGGTTCCCGGTGCGGCTGATCGTGCCGTCCTGGACCGGGATCTCCAGCATCAAGTGGGTCGGCGAGATCGAGGTGGCGGACCGTCCGCTGTTCTCGCCGTGGAACACCCAGTTCTACCGGTTGTTCGGCCCGAGCTACCCGCAGGAGGGCAGCGCACCGCTGACCAACCAGGTCACCAAGAGCGCGTTCGAGCTGCCCAGCGAGGCTCGGCTGGCCGTGGGGCGGACGCATCTGCTGACCGGGCGGTCCTGGTCGGGGGCGGGGGTCGGGCGGGTGCGTGGGGTGCGGATCAGCGTCGACGGGGGCGCGAGCTGGCGGCCGGCGCATCCGCGTCGGCTGAGCCGGGATCAGGCGTGGCTGCCGTGGAGCTTTGCCTGGCGGCCGGAGCGGTCGGGGGCGTACACGCTGCTGGCTGCGGCCAGTGACAGCACGGGCGCGACTCAGCCGCGGGAGGTGCCGTTCAATCGGTTTGGGTACCTGTTTGGCGCGGTGGTGCGGCATCCGGTGATGGTGGGCTGAAGCCCGCTCGCGACCCGGGCCCTGCTCGGCCCAGCCCCAGGCCGGGCTCGGCCCAGGCCGTGCCCGGCTCAGACCCGGCTCTGGGGAGCTTCGCCTGCCGCAGCCTCGGGCCCTGCTCGGCCCA contains:
- the aceB gene encoding malate synthase A, which gives rise to MPSRVQLTGPWGERFEEVLTPEAIEFVVRLDDRFAGRRAELLAARRERREFFAEGGLPDFLPETRAIREDPTWRVAQPAPGLRDRRVEITGPPERKMAINALNSGAKVWMADFEDATAPTWANIVTGQLNLIDAIERRIDFTAEGGKHYALGAEVATIVVRPRGWHLVDKHVVVEGRPISASLLDFGLYLFHCGQRQIERGHGPYFYLPKLESHLEARLWNDVFTYAQRELGIPQGTIRATVLIETSTAAFEMEEILYELREHSAGLNAGRWDYIFSVIKNFGHRPEFVLPDRGQVTMTVPFMRAYTELLVRTCHQRGAHAIGGMAAFIPSRDAESNTVVLEKVREDKEREAGDGFDGSWVAHPGLVPVCAKAFGQPDQLDRQRPDVTVTATELLAVDRTPGRVTEAGLRGNISVAAQYFQAWLDGTGAASIGGLMEDAATAEIARCQVWQWLYHITPLAEGGMVSEELVQAMLDKELLEIRPERRDAVRALFTANALAERPPSFFTTTAYAGHLAVRAS
- the rraA gene encoding ribonuclease E activity regulator RraA, whose amino-acid sequence is MSTATTKTFATADLADREGDAVRSCDTQFRQFGGRLVFAGPVRTVSCLQDNALLKAVLSEPGDGRVLVVDGGGSTHTALVGDLIAELARRNGWRGLLVHGAVRDAAVLRTLDIGIKALGTNPRRSAKTGAGQVDVPVEFGGITFCPGDFLVSDHDGVVVLDHPPV
- the metE gene encoding 5-methyltetrahydropteroyltriglutamate--homocysteine S-methyltransferase → MTSGIGATVLGYPRIGPRRELKRAVEQYWAGRIGRDALLATAKELRTSTWLELHDAGLDSVPSNTFSFYDQVLDTAALVGAVPARYRQDNDLDTYFAAARGTDEVPPLEMTKWFDTNYHYLVPEIDQDTVFFLAGGKPIEEYREAKALGVDTRPVLLGPVTFLLLAKGADPLARLDDLLAVYVELLGALAAEGVSWVQFDEPGFAADRTEEELAALGRAYERLAAVPNRPKLLVTGFYGPLGPALPVLAGTDIEAIAVDLVAGTTEGIASVPALRGKTLVAGVIDGRNVWRADLRAALAKAVSLLGAADEVVVGTSSTLLHVPYDLDAETGLEPEVRSRLAFARQKVREVVLLGRALREGATGEWADEAVQPTAEPRRDDAVRAKVAALQPADRLRAPYAERAAAQDASLGLPPLATTTIGSFPQTGEIRTARAGLRTGDLTQAQYDERMRAEIARVIKLQEDIGLDVLVHGEPERNDMVQYFAEHLDGFASTELGWVQSYGSRCVRPPIIHGDVTRPKPITVDWATYAQSLTSKPVKGMLTGPVTILAWSFVRDDQPLGQTADQVALALRDEIADLEAAGIQIIQVDEPALRELLPLHAADQPEYLEWSVGSFQLAVAGAAPATQIHTHLCYSEFSEVIDAIDGLGADVTTIEAARSKMEVLEDLRATGFSRGVGPGVYDIHSPRVPGQDEVTDLVAAAAAAVPPKRLWINPDCGLKTRGYAEVEPALRHLVTAARKVRETLV
- the cobF gene encoding precorrin-6A synthase (deacetylating), with product MRVRRVVEVVGIGAGDPGQITVEAVDALRRADVVFFLDKAGQARELSDLRQVILDTHVPGGGYRVARVEDPPRRRDGDGYVEAVADWRARRVELCAELIAEHLGPTETGAFLVWGDPALYDSIIAVVEGVLAGGADFEVRVRPGISSLSALAARHRITFNQIAGAVQITTGRRLADGWPEGVDDVLVMLDAHNTFLEHLDEPGATIHWGAYVGTADEILIAGPLVAVAEQIVASRQRARDAKGWIMDSYLLRRSAGGV
- a CDS encoding sulfite oxidase, with translation MSHRDLTDEAAYDRQRLAGLSRRALLRLTAGLGAAAALSATAGGLAVAGERQATIVKPLPPELFIPHGTNAEMRWEAMRGQGHLVPNDRFFVRNHTGTPRIDAHTWRLRLFGTGLHGTPTRDRPVEFSYEDLLGMPAETTTAFVECAGNGRSFYGSQQGTPAPGTPWTLGGVGVARWRGVRLATVLERAGLTEAAVDVLPSGLDPEFVEGGANLGRVRRPLPVAKALRDTLLAYEMNGEPLPPDHGFPVRLIVPSWTGISSIKWVGEIEVADRPLFSPWNTQFYRLFGPSYPQEGSAPLTNQVTKSAFELPSEARLAVGRTHLLTGRSWSGAGVGRVRGVRISVDGGASWRPAHPRRLSRDQAWLPWSFAWRPERSGAYTLLAAASDSTGATQPREVPFNRFGYLFGAVVRHPVMVG